In Pseudomonas sp. R76, one genomic interval encodes:
- a CDS encoding efflux RND transporter permease subunit, translating into MKLTDTFIQRPVWAVVVSLFILILGLRSIFELPVNQWPRTENTVVTITTAYYGADASTVAGFITQPLESAIAQAQGIDYLSSTSITGVSTITATLRLNYDASKALTEINTQVNSVKNQLPAQSQEPVLTIAVGQTTDAMYLGFYSDTLPTNNITDYLVRVVKPKLDSIQGVQTAEILGGRQFALRAWLDPDKLAAHNVTAQDVSTALANNNYLSAVGSTRGQTVTVDLTAGTDLHTVDEFKRLVIKQKGDALVYLEDVATVTLGAESYDSSVAFSGKRSVFIGIKAAPTANILTVADSVREAFPELQSQLPSGVRGEIVYDSTEFINTSIYEVVKTLVEAMIIVSVVIYLFLGSFRAVIVPLVAIPLSLVGTFFIMYLLGYSINLLTLLALVLAIGLVVDDAIIVVENVDRHIKEEGKSVLEASLIAARELGGPIIAMTVVLVAAYVPIGLRSGLTGALFKEFCFSLAGAVTVSAVVALTLSPMMTSKLFKSGQEEGRFARKLDQYFDWLRGRYHRVLSGGLNIWPVLVTFGFVLFLLVAASGMTAKSELSPTEDQGLVFMQIKGPPTASPQQMERIADQAFQIASKETEYAQMFQLTGLPILNQGLGGVLLKTWGDRTRSQAQLILDLQQKWNQVPGATIAAFPLPSLPGAQGLPVQFVITTTDSVENLNEVAQAVMAEAQKQQLFWFADMDLKLDKPQAKLVVDREKIAALGMTQADVGAALSAALGGNYVNYFSTAGRSYKVIPQVLQVNRLNPEQVLDYYIRTPAGAMIPARTVAHIETSTQPESINHFQQLNSATLSGVSGVAQGELLAKLNTILTNVAPSGYTSDFAGESRQFIQESGGFFGLLMFSILIVYLALAFQFESFRDPVVILFSVPPALFGALAFITMGYASINVYTQVGLVTLLGLITKHGILIVQFANQLQRAGHSKREAIEEAAGVRLRPILMTTAAMVLGVVPLVWASGAGAAGRHDMGLVIFAGLSIGTLLTLFMVPAMYMFIGETHHQEAEQSMPGSDLRAT; encoded by the coding sequence ATGAAGCTTACCGATACCTTTATCCAGCGGCCGGTGTGGGCCGTGGTGGTTTCGCTGTTCATCCTGATCCTGGGGCTGCGTTCGATCTTCGAATTGCCGGTGAACCAATGGCCGCGCACCGAAAATACCGTGGTCACCATCACCACCGCCTACTACGGCGCGGACGCGTCCACGGTCGCCGGGTTTATTACCCAGCCGCTGGAGTCGGCCATTGCCCAGGCCCAGGGCATCGACTATCTATCCTCGACCAGCATCACCGGTGTCTCGACGATTACCGCCACGCTGCGCTTGAACTACGACGCCAGCAAGGCGCTCACCGAGATCAATACCCAGGTCAACTCGGTCAAGAACCAACTGCCGGCCCAGTCCCAGGAACCGGTGCTCACGATTGCCGTCGGGCAGACCACCGACGCCATGTACCTGGGCTTCTACAGCGACACGCTGCCCACCAACAACATCACTGACTACCTGGTGCGGGTGGTCAAGCCCAAGCTCGATTCGATCCAGGGCGTGCAGACCGCGGAGATTCTCGGCGGGCGCCAGTTTGCCCTGCGCGCCTGGCTGGACCCGGACAAGTTGGCGGCGCACAACGTCACGGCGCAGGACGTGTCCACGGCCCTGGCCAATAACAACTACCTGTCGGCTGTGGGCTCGACCCGTGGGCAAACCGTCACCGTCGACCTTACGGCCGGCACCGACCTGCACACCGTGGATGAATTCAAGCGCCTGGTGATCAAGCAGAAAGGCGACGCACTGGTTTATTTGGAAGACGTGGCCACCGTGACCCTCGGCGCCGAAAGCTACGACAGCAGCGTGGCGTTTTCCGGCAAGCGTTCGGTGTTTATCGGCATCAAGGCGGCGCCCACCGCAAATATCCTGACTGTCGCCGACAGCGTGCGCGAAGCGTTCCCCGAGCTGCAATCGCAACTGCCGTCCGGCGTGCGCGGCGAGATCGTGTATGACTCCACCGAGTTCATCAACACCTCGATTTACGAAGTGGTGAAGACCCTGGTCGAGGCGATGATCATTGTTTCGGTGGTGATTTACCTGTTCCTCGGCTCCTTCCGCGCGGTGATTGTGCCGCTGGTGGCGATCCCGCTGTCGCTGGTCGGGACCTTCTTCATCATGTACCTGCTGGGTTACTCGATTAACCTGCTGACCCTGCTCGCGCTGGTATTGGCGATCGGCCTGGTGGTGGACGACGCGATTATCGTGGTGGAAAACGTCGACCGGCATATCAAGGAAGAAGGCAAAAGCGTGCTCGAGGCCTCGCTGATCGCGGCGCGGGAACTCGGCGGCCCGATCATCGCGATGACCGTGGTGCTGGTGGCCGCGTACGTGCCCATCGGCTTGCGCAGCGGCCTTACCGGCGCGTTGTTCAAGGAGTTCTGTTTCTCGCTGGCGGGCGCCGTGACCGTGTCGGCCGTGGTCGCGTTGACCCTGTCGCCGATGATGACCTCCAAGCTGTTCAAGTCCGGGCAGGAGGAAGGCCGTTTTGCACGCAAGCTCGACCAGTACTTTGACTGGCTGCGCGGGCGTTACCACCGCGTGCTGTCCGGCGGGCTGAACATCTGGCCGGTGCTGGTGACCTTTGGGTTTGTGCTGTTCCTGCTGGTCGCCGCCAGTGGCATGACCGCCAAAAGCGAACTGTCGCCGACCGAAGACCAAGGTCTGGTGTTCATGCAGATCAAAGGCCCGCCGACGGCTTCGCCGCAACAGATGGAGCGCATTGCCGACCAGGCTTTTCAGATCGCCAGCAAAGAAACTGAATACGCGCAGATGTTCCAACTCACCGGCCTGCCTATTCTCAACCAGGGCCTGGGCGGCGTGCTGCTCAAAACCTGGGGTGACCGCACACGCTCGCAAGCCCAGCTGATTCTCGACCTGCAGCAAAAATGGAACCAGGTGCCCGGCGCGACCATCGCCGCCTTCCCACTGCCGTCGCTGCCCGGCGCCCAGGGCTTGCCGGTGCAGTTTGTGATCACCACCACCGACTCGGTGGAAAACCTCAATGAAGTGGCCCAGGCGGTCATGGCCGAGGCGCAGAAACAACAGCTGTTCTGGTTCGCCGACATGGATTTGAAACTGGACAAGCCACAAGCCAAATTGGTGGTTGACCGGGAGAAGATCGCCGCACTCGGCATGACCCAGGCCGACGTCGGCGCCGCGCTGTCCGCGGCGTTGGGCGGTAACTACGTGAACTACTTCTCCACGGCCGGGCGCTCCTACAAGGTTATTCCCCAAGTGCTGCAGGTTAACCGCCTCAACCCGGAGCAAGTGCTGGATTACTACATTCGCACGCCCGCAGGCGCGATGATCCCGGCGCGCACCGTGGCGCATATCGAGACCTCGACCCAGCCGGAATCGATCAACCACTTCCAGCAACTCAACTCGGCGACCCTGTCCGGCGTCAGTGGCGTGGCCCAGGGCGAGCTGCTGGCCAAGCTCAACACCATCCTCACCAACGTGGCGCCTTCGGGTTACACCTCGGACTTTGCCGGCGAATCGCGCCAGTTCATCCAGGAATCCGGTGGCTTTTTTGGCTTGCTGATGTTCTCGATTCTGATCGTCTACCTGGCGCTGGCTTTCCAGTTCGAGAGCTTCCGCGACCCGGTCGTCATCCTGTTCTCGGTGCCGCCGGCACTGTTCGGCGCCCTCGCCTTCATCACCATGGGTTACGCCTCGATCAACGTGTACACCCAGGTGGGCCTGGTAACGCTGCTGGGGTTGATCACCAAGCACGGCATCCTGATCGTGCAGTTCGCCAACCAATTGCAGCGCGCCGGGCACAGCAAGCGCGAAGCCATCGAAGAAGCCGCCGGCGTGCGCTTGCGCCCGATCCTGATGACCACCGCCGCCATGGTGCTCGGCGTGGTGCCACTGGTGTGGGCATCCGGCGCAGGGGCTGCGGGGCGGCATGATATGGGGCTGGTGATCTTTGCCGGGTTGTCGATTGGTACGCTGCTGACTTTGTTTATGGTGCCGGCGATGTATATGTTTATTGGTGAAACGCATCATCAGGAAGCTGAGCAGTCGATGCCTGGATCAGACCTGAGGGCCACTTGA
- a CDS encoding efflux transporter outer membrane subunit, which yields MKEQRRQRASGVAPIRAPFKPPHRLATLSLLCIALAACTVGPDFTRPDVPTNADYSREKLTATAGADIDTGGAAQRLIAGMDIPGQWWTLFRSPSLNALVEEALRANPDVSAAQAALRQANELVYADQASLFPSVSANVQKAREKVSGVTSGIPESPILTVSSASLSVSYAPDVFGGTRRQIESTTAQAEYERFQLEATYLTLTSNVVNTAVSLASLRDQVAATEEIIKLQGGQLDLLQAQRRLGAIGDSDVLTQQTALAQTRATLPPLQKQLAQTRNQLMAYLGRFPNQDQGERFNLASLHLPEELPVSLPSAIVGQRPDVRSAQAQLHQASANIGVAVANQLPQFSITGSLGSTVASGTKLFSAGSGVWSLAGSITQPIFDAGALEHRKRAAVAAYDESAARYRGTVITAFQDVANALRALEADADALNQQVVAERAAQANLDLVQAQFRLGAVAYINLLNAQQTYQNTALSRVKAQAARYSDTTALFQALGGGWWNRTDVDPATQGKPDRFGLPSWQEIMPASNKAAPESNH from the coding sequence ATGAAAGAGCAGCGTCGCCAGCGTGCATCAGGAGTAGCGCCCATCCGCGCCCCGTTTAAACCACCCCATCGGCTGGCGACCCTAAGCCTGCTGTGCATTGCCCTCGCCGCCTGTACCGTTGGGCCTGATTTCACGCGCCCCGATGTGCCGACAAATGCCGACTATTCAAGAGAAAAACTCACCGCCACCGCCGGGGCCGATATCGACACCGGTGGCGCGGCGCAGCGGCTGATCGCCGGCATGGATATCCCTGGGCAGTGGTGGACGCTGTTCCGCTCGCCGTCACTCAATGCCCTGGTCGAAGAGGCCCTGCGTGCCAACCCGGATGTCAGCGCTGCGCAGGCGGCATTACGCCAGGCTAACGAACTGGTGTATGCCGATCAGGCGTCACTGTTTCCCTCGGTGAGCGCCAATGTGCAGAAAGCCCGCGAGAAAGTCTCGGGCGTGACCTCGGGCATTCCGGAATCGCCGATTCTTACGGTGAGTTCGGCATCGCTCAGCGTGTCCTATGCCCCGGACGTGTTCGGCGGCACGCGCCGGCAAATCGAATCGACCACGGCGCAGGCTGAGTACGAGCGCTTCCAGCTGGAGGCGACTTACCTGACCTTGACTTCGAATGTGGTCAACACGGCGGTCAGCCTGGCGTCGTTGCGCGATCAAGTCGCCGCCACCGAAGAAATCATCAAACTGCAGGGCGGCCAGCTCGACTTGCTGCAAGCCCAGCGACGACTGGGCGCCATCGGCGATAGCGATGTGCTCACACAGCAAACCGCGCTGGCACAAACCCGTGCGACCTTGCCGCCGCTGCAAAAGCAATTGGCGCAGACCCGCAACCAGTTGATGGCGTACCTCGGGCGCTTTCCGAATCAGGATCAGGGCGAGCGTTTCAACCTGGCCTCCTTGCACCTGCCGGAAGAACTGCCGGTCAGCCTGCCCTCGGCCATTGTCGGCCAGCGGCCGGATGTGCGCTCGGCGCAGGCACAACTGCATCAAGCAAGCGCCAATATCGGCGTGGCCGTCGCCAATCAATTGCCGCAGTTCAGCATTACCGGGTCGTTAGGCTCCACGGTGGCCAGTGGCACCAAGCTGTTTTCGGCGGGCAGCGGCGTCTGGAGCCTGGCCGGTTCAATCACCCAGCCGATCTTTGATGCCGGCGCACTCGAACACCGCAAACGCGCGGCCGTGGCTGCCTATGATGAGTCGGCAGCGCGCTACCGCGGCACCGTGATTACCGCGTTCCAGGACGTGGCCAATGCGCTGCGGGCGCTGGAGGCGGATGCCGATGCGCTCAACCAGCAAGTCGTGGCCGAACGCGCTGCCCAAGCCAACCTCGACTTGGTACAGGCCCAGTTCCGCCTCGGCGCCGTGGCGTATATCAACTTGCTCAACGCCCAGCAAACCTACCAGAACACCGCGCTATCGCGCGTCAAGGCGCAGGCCGCTCGGTACAGCGACACCACCGCTTTGTTCCAGGCATTGGGCGGTGGCTGGTGGAACCGCACCGACGTCGACCCCGCCACCCAGGGCAAACCGGATCGCTTCGGCCTGCCGTCGTGGCAAGAGATCATGCCAGCCAGCAATAAGGCTGCACCTGAATCGAATCATTGA
- a CDS encoding efflux RND transporter periplasmic adaptor subunit, translating into MADVQTASALPPEPGQPRKRRLWRPMLIMIVVVLVIVAIIAGVKFVQISALIAQSKAPLPAAVVTAMQVPFSDWQPSVSAVGSMKAVRGVDVTTEVGGIVRTLGFTPGQEVAAQALLVQLNADADIAQLHSLEATADLAGIVLKRDKAQLAVNAISQAQVDTDTADLKAKLAAAEQQRALVAKKTIRAPFAGRIGITSVNPGQYLNPGDKIATLQTFDPIYIDFSVPQTQLEAIAIGQSVAVTADGLSNKTFTGKISTIDTQFDATTRNVTVEATVENPKQSLVPGMFARAVVNSGTTQRYLTVPQTSVTYNPYGTTVFIATSSKNDKGEEVLTAQQTFIKTGPTRGDQVAVLSGVKEGDLLITSGQMKLKNGSPVKVDNSAAPLNDPAPTPQEH; encoded by the coding sequence ATGGCTGACGTTCAGACTGCCTCTGCCCTGCCCCCCGAGCCCGGACAACCGCGCAAGCGTCGTCTGTGGCGGCCGATGCTCATCATGATCGTGGTGGTGCTGGTGATCGTCGCGATCATCGCCGGGGTGAAATTCGTGCAGATTTCGGCACTGATCGCCCAATCCAAAGCGCCGTTGCCGGCCGCCGTGGTGACGGCCATGCAGGTGCCATTTAGCGACTGGCAACCGAGCGTCTCCGCCGTGGGCTCGATGAAGGCGGTGCGCGGCGTGGATGTGACCACGGAAGTCGGCGGCATCGTGCGCACCCTCGGCTTTACGCCGGGGCAGGAAGTCGCGGCCCAGGCGCTGCTGGTGCAGTTGAATGCCGACGCGGATATCGCGCAACTGCATTCCCTGGAGGCCACCGCCGACCTCGCCGGCATTGTGCTCAAGCGCGACAAGGCGCAGCTGGCGGTCAACGCCATCTCCCAGGCCCAAGTCGACACCGACACCGCCGACCTCAAAGCCAAGCTCGCCGCCGCCGAACAACAGCGGGCACTGGTGGCGAAAAAAACCATTCGCGCGCCGTTTGCCGGGCGCATCGGCATTACCAGTGTCAACCCAGGGCAATACCTCAACCCCGGCGACAAAATCGCCACGCTGCAGACCTTTGATCCCATCTACATCGACTTCTCGGTGCCGCAGACCCAGCTGGAAGCCATCGCCATCGGCCAAAGCGTGGCGGTGACGGCCGATGGCCTGTCGAATAAAACCTTCACCGGGAAGATCAGCACCATCGACACGCAGTTCGACGCAACCACACGCAACGTCACCGTCGAAGCCACCGTTGAGAACCCCAAGCAAAGCCTGGTGCCCGGCATGTTCGCGCGCGCGGTGGTCAACTCCGGCACCACCCAACGCTACCTCACCGTTCCGCAAACCTCGGTCACCTACAACCCTTACGGCACCACGGTGTTTATCGCCACCTCGAGCAAAAACGACAAAGGCGAAGAGGTGCTCACCGCGCAACAAACCTTCATCAAGACCGGGCCGACCCGTGGCGATCAGGTCGCGGTGCTGTCGGGCGTGAAAGAAGGCGACCTGTTGATCACCAGCGGCCAGATGAAGCTCAAGAACGGCTCGCCGGTGAAGGTCGATAACAGCGCCGCACCGCTGAACGACCCGGCGCCGACTCCCCAAGAACACTAA
- a CDS encoding Imm49 family immunity protein, translated as MNNWDRYGKLKAHALSRIGHVKSHLDGGFDVAGCVANIETSKGDPAACADLLSAHAYAQAIDEWFSNSSLEKMKAWFFIADSLRRHRYSLKTDKMNFMLKTFDFLAGLVSDNESLISWFCNNDDIVDAKRVQATTTADFVAYQIRLAVKGDFAQLRDRCARMIAHPPSGPKKRFMLDNEFFIALAEGDISKMESVLRELTTPASIKRRFDSENGYSEGLISTFGVIYAKIAWRHGYEIVVDTPYIPSEWLPVKPLAHYDAHYEFLKREV; from the coding sequence GTGAATAATTGGGATCGATACGGGAAATTAAAAGCTCACGCGCTGTCAAGGATTGGGCATGTAAAAAGTCATTTGGACGGTGGCTTTGACGTGGCAGGATGTGTCGCCAACATAGAGACCAGCAAAGGAGATCCCGCTGCCTGCGCTGACCTCTTGTCGGCGCATGCGTATGCTCAAGCTATAGATGAGTGGTTTAGCAATTCGTCACTGGAAAAGATGAAAGCCTGGTTTTTTATAGCGGACAGTCTGCGCCGCCACCGGTATTCACTGAAAACCGACAAAATGAACTTCATGTTGAAGACATTTGATTTTTTGGCTGGGTTGGTTTCTGATAATGAATCCCTGATTAGTTGGTTCTGTAATAACGACGATATCGTTGATGCTAAAAGAGTTCAGGCCACTACTACCGCAGATTTTGTAGCCTATCAAATTAGATTGGCTGTTAAAGGAGACTTTGCTCAGTTGCGCGACCGTTGTGCCAGGATGATTGCGCACCCACCTTCAGGACCGAAGAAGAGATTCATGCTGGACAATGAGTTCTTCATTGCGCTGGCAGAGGGCGATATATCAAAAATGGAATCTGTTTTGCGCGAGCTGACAACACCAGCCTCAATAAAGAGAAGGTTTGATAGTGAGAACGGTTATTCTGAAGGTCTGATTTCAACTTTTGGTGTCATCTACGCAAAAATTGCCTGGAGACATGGTTATGAAATCGTCGTCGATACACCATACATCCCATCAGAGTGGTTACCTGTTAAACCTCTAGCTCATTATGATGCTCATTATGAGTTTTTAAAGAGAGAAGTTTGA
- a CDS encoding LysR family transcriptional regulator yields MDYFTALTAFVEAAEGNNFSRAAERLGIKASTVSRYVKDLEQDLGIALFNRSTRTLHLTEGGQTFLLHARRVLDELEQAKAATSALNQQPRGVLKLNVPPAFARHHILPVLNTFLARYPQIKLELVLEEAQVNLIHAGVDLAIRIGALADSTLKARKICAGKYLLVASPAFAAQHPAPSTPTELASLPAILGRHAADHFAFACADEVLPLVHGDCIRISDLDAQLIAARQGLGFALLPDWLVAKSIETGELRVWMPHWTIRGAEQAFAVWFVYPPKRIVSSKVRCFIDFVVEQLGETPYWKR; encoded by the coding sequence TTGGATTACTTCACTGCACTGACCGCCTTCGTCGAAGCCGCTGAAGGCAACAACTTCTCGCGCGCGGCCGAGCGGCTCGGCATCAAGGCGTCAACGGTTTCGCGCTACGTTAAAGACCTGGAACAGGACCTCGGCATTGCGCTGTTCAACCGCTCGACACGCACGCTGCACCTGACCGAAGGCGGCCAGACGTTTCTGCTGCACGCGCGTCGGGTGCTGGATGAACTGGAACAAGCCAAGGCGGCGACATCGGCGCTGAACCAGCAACCGCGCGGGGTGCTCAAGCTTAATGTGCCACCGGCTTTTGCCCGTCACCATATCCTTCCCGTCCTCAACACGTTTTTGGCGCGTTATCCGCAGATCAAGCTGGAGCTGGTGCTGGAGGAAGCGCAGGTCAACTTGATTCATGCAGGCGTCGACCTGGCGATTCGGATTGGCGCACTTGCCGACTCCACCCTCAAGGCTCGCAAGATCTGCGCGGGCAAGTACCTGCTGGTGGCAAGCCCGGCGTTTGCGGCGCAACACCCTGCCCCGTCCACACCGACAGAGCTGGCCAGCCTGCCGGCGATCCTGGGTAGGCACGCCGCGGACCATTTTGCCTTCGCTTGCGCAGATGAGGTGCTGCCATTGGTGCATGGCGACTGCATTCGCATCAGCGACCTTGACGCGCAGTTGATCGCTGCGCGCCAAGGCCTGGGTTTTGCGCTGCTGCCTGACTGGTTGGTGGCCAAGTCGATTGAAACCGGCGAACTGCGGGTTTGGATGCCGCACTGGACCATCCGTGGCGCAGAGCAGGCGTTTGCCGTGTGGTTTGTTTACCCGCCCAAGCGCATCGTGTCGTCCAAGGTCAGGTGCTTCATCGACTTTGTCGTCGAGCAGCTAGGCGAAACACCGTATTGGAAACGCTGA
- a CDS encoding ABC transporter substrate-binding protein: MRYLSKLAAGLAATLLCLTANAQTLVVGDQSYNAQAVMEAAGVLENLPYTLEWKQFTAGSPVAEALNANSLDIGLLGDAPVLFLGALGAPIKVIAVSRQNLEGVAILVRKDSSIHSLADLAGKRAAIWKGSWSQQLLLTALDKAGVPRDSLELRYLSALDASHALEGGSVDVIATWEPYVTQQERQGARVLATAEGLIPAQSFIAANAKAVDAKRAQISDFLQRLKKARDWARQNPANADAYADVWAKRTRADTDIARAWFARARTTVEPLTAQSPVDAQKTVDFFASQGLVKSYSAASLFDDSFSAALQPAVATTQP, translated from the coding sequence GTGCGTTACCTTTCAAAACTGGCGGCCGGGTTGGCTGCCACCCTGTTGTGCCTGACCGCGAACGCGCAAACGCTGGTGGTCGGTGACCAAAGCTACAACGCCCAAGCCGTGATGGAAGCGGCGGGTGTGCTGGAAAATCTGCCCTACACGCTGGAATGGAAGCAATTCACCGCAGGCTCGCCGGTTGCCGAAGCGCTGAATGCCAACAGCCTGGATATCGGCTTGCTGGGGGACGCGCCGGTGCTGTTCCTGGGTGCGCTGGGCGCGCCGATCAAGGTGATTGCAGTCAGTCGGCAAAATCTCGAAGGCGTGGCGATTCTGGTCCGCAAGGACTCCTCGATCCACAGCCTGGCGGACCTTGCCGGCAAGCGTGCGGCAATCTGGAAAGGCTCCTGGAGCCAGCAATTGCTGCTGACTGCGCTGGATAAAGCCGGCGTCCCACGCGACTCGCTGGAGCTGCGCTATCTCAGCGCCCTCGATGCCTCCCATGCGCTGGAAGGCGGCTCGGTTGACGTCATCGCCACGTGGGAGCCCTACGTCACCCAACAGGAACGCCAAGGTGCCCGCGTACTCGCCACCGCTGAGGGCTTGATTCCGGCCCAGAGCTTCATCGCCGCCAACGCCAAGGCCGTGGATGCCAAGCGCGCACAGATCAGCGACTTTCTTCAACGCCTGAAAAAAGCCCGTGACTGGGCGCGCCAAAATCCGGCCAATGCTGACGCTTACGCCGATGTCTGGGCCAAACGCACCCGCGCCGACACCGACATCGCCCGTGCCTGGTTCGCCCGCGCCCGCACCACGGTCGAGCCACTGACCGCGCAATCGCCGGTAGACGCGCAAAAGACCGTGGACTTTTTCGCAAGCCAAGGCCTGGTCAAGTCGTACTCGGCGGCCAGCCTGTTCGACGACTCCTTCTCGGCCGCCCTGCAACCCGCCGTCGCCACCACCCAGCCCTGA
- a CDS encoding T6SS immunity protein Tdi1 domain-containing protein: protein MYDIFRSCFLIDYRVNSENMPVFDAKGDYYGLVELISEFGGCSFENALYRVMKPSSINEWNKTIKYAFPDFYGRVQCFGFDWLGRIFALDSGRLEEGYSGVVMFEPGTGQVLEIPCNIVTFHNQELVEYSEEALAVSFRLQWLIRGAAPSYEECVGYKIPLFLGGRDVTNNLGILNLDVYWTLTAQLIRKARGLPPGTVLGKITSVDGTLPE from the coding sequence ATGTATGATATTTTTCGCAGTTGTTTCCTTATCGATTACCGTGTTAACAGTGAAAATATGCCTGTTTTCGATGCTAAAGGTGATTATTATGGACTGGTTGAATTAATATCGGAGTTTGGAGGGTGTTCATTTGAGAACGCATTATATCGAGTGATGAAGCCTAGTTCGATTAATGAGTGGAACAAAACAATCAAGTATGCGTTCCCCGATTTTTATGGGCGCGTGCAATGTTTTGGATTTGATTGGCTAGGACGTATTTTTGCACTTGACTCAGGCAGATTGGAAGAAGGGTATTCTGGAGTCGTTATGTTTGAGCCGGGAACTGGACAGGTTCTCGAAATTCCTTGCAATATCGTGACTTTCCATAATCAAGAATTGGTTGAGTACAGTGAAGAGGCTTTAGCCGTTAGCTTCCGACTCCAGTGGCTAATTCGAGGCGCTGCACCTAGCTACGAAGAGTGTGTCGGATACAAAATACCATTATTTCTCGGCGGTAGAGATGTTACGAATAACTTGGGAATTTTAAATCTTGATGTCTACTGGACATTAACAGCTCAACTGATTAGGAAAGCTAGGGGGCTTCCTCCAGGTACAGTTCTTGGAAAAATCACTTCTGTTGATGGAACCTTGCCAGAGTAA
- a CDS encoding DUF7919 family protein — translation MIKMTCFSDLTAYTHQIEPFTLSGVKNVGWIDVASLFPLGDVPEKSLLKLTSLASGNVVFRPLVEPVRELHACQICGALQLRDSVGNALPNAELWIPANGVIYTAPVMILHFIAVHNYLPPEEFIAAIDAVDENVPYSADELYKEQLRLSDWGRLSGEEKMDLAAAYIKRASAADPRGS, via the coding sequence ATGATTAAGATGACCTGTTTTTCCGACTTGACCGCCTACACTCACCAAATAGAGCCTTTCACTTTGTCGGGTGTGAAAAATGTCGGTTGGATTGATGTAGCGTCATTATTTCCGCTGGGCGATGTGCCAGAGAAAAGTCTCCTAAAACTGACCAGCTTAGCCAGTGGTAACGTTGTGTTTAGGCCGCTTGTTGAGCCGGTTAGAGAATTGCATGCCTGCCAGATATGTGGTGCATTGCAATTGCGTGATTCAGTTGGAAATGCGTTGCCTAACGCTGAACTCTGGATTCCTGCGAATGGCGTTATATATACCGCGCCCGTTATGATTCTGCACTTTATAGCAGTTCATAATTATCTTCCTCCCGAAGAATTCATCGCTGCTATAGATGCAGTGGATGAAAATGTTCCGTATAGTGCGGATGAACTATATAAAGAGCAGTTGAGGCTAAGTGATTGGGGACGGCTCTCAGGAGAAGAAAAAATGGATTTGGCTGCCGCTTACATTAAACGAGCGTCTGCCGCAGATCCCAGAGGAAGCTGA
- a CDS encoding cupin encodes MNSEFKLNLTDTLPSEQLDAEYFEYSKAANPISANLITRIPYHGFPASLYDSGPSRVVALDLSDALGCEGPATGPGLCANFIRLNAGEALDLHPNATSQVFYVIAGEGSVVQGEHVIEWSAGCFIALPGMLSAHFSVTQDARLYYVHDEPLLRYLGVTRSADRFAPTLYPAALASLKLREAADDPRAQDRSRISILLGNRNFPQTRTVTHVLWAMYGILPPGSIQKPHRHQSIALDFIIDCPKGCYSLVGTELDADGQIRNPVRVDWSPGLAFVTPPGYWHAHFNESDTEAFLIPIQDAGLQTYLRALDIRFS; translated from the coding sequence ATGAACAGCGAATTCAAGCTCAACCTGACCGATACATTGCCGAGCGAGCAACTGGACGCCGAGTACTTTGAGTACAGCAAAGCGGCCAACCCCATCAGTGCCAATCTGATTACCCGGATTCCCTACCACGGCTTCCCGGCCTCGCTGTATGACAGCGGCCCTTCGCGTGTCGTCGCGCTTGACCTCAGTGATGCGTTGGGTTGCGAGGGGCCGGCGACGGGGCCAGGGCTGTGTGCCAACTTTATTCGCCTGAACGCCGGCGAAGCCCTGGACCTGCACCCCAATGCGACTTCACAGGTGTTTTATGTGATTGCCGGGGAGGGCAGTGTTGTTCAGGGCGAGCATGTAATTGAATGGTCTGCCGGTTGTTTTATCGCGTTGCCTGGGATGCTGTCGGCTCACTTCAGCGTCACACAGGATGCGCGCCTGTACTACGTGCATGACGAACCGCTGTTGCGCTACCTGGGCGTGACGCGCAGCGCCGACCGTTTCGCGCCGACCTTGTATCCCGCAGCACTGGCCAGCCTGAAGCTGCGTGAAGCGGCTGACGACCCGCGTGCCCAGGACCGCAGCCGTATCAGCATCTTGCTGGGGAATCGCAATTTCCCACAGACCCGCACCGTCACGCATGTGCTGTGGGCCATGTACGGCATCCTGCCGCCCGGTTCGATTCAAAAGCCGCACCGGCATCAGTCGATTGCACTCGACTTCATTATCGACTGCCCCAAGGGATGCTACTCGCTGGTCGGTACTGAGCTGGACGCCGACGGCCAGATCCGCAACCCGGTACGGGTGGACTGGTCGCCCGGCTTGGCGTTCGTGACGCCACCGGGCTACTGGCATGCGCACTTCAATGAGTCGGATACGGAGGCTTTCCTGATCCCGATCCAGGACGCCGGGCTGCAGACCTATTTACGCGCGCTGGATATCCGCTTCAGCTGA